A single region of the Cereibacter sphaeroides 2.4.1 genome encodes:
- the ppaA gene encoding oxygen-sensing regulator PpaA, producing the protein MHDGLQRDRAGIAGEGPVAVSHFAAEVVARLTARDGATHAPLREDLVRRLLVAVRSMDRAPFELLKPELRRARVSRVALAELYIPEVARRLGQGWHEDECTFAEVTIGTARLQAILRDIATSWSADEGGMRDGPAVLVLLPPGEQHTLGAMVAVAKLRRLGVSVCLRMSTGPAELRELFGKRRFDAIMISLAHAEMLEVGRKLVKTLKDMTGGRIPVAMGGALFLDGTEAASIPEADIVTNDIEAALQACGLGGSRRRPGRGRA; encoded by the coding sequence ATGCACGATGGCTTGCAGAGAGACAGGGCGGGGATCGCGGGCGAGGGCCCGGTGGCCGTCTCTCACTTCGCGGCCGAGGTGGTCGCCCGGCTGACCGCGCGGGATGGCGCCACCCATGCGCCGCTGCGTGAGGATCTCGTCCGACGGCTTCTGGTGGCGGTCCGCTCGATGGATCGCGCCCCCTTTGAACTCCTGAAGCCCGAGCTGCGCCGAGCGCGGGTGAGCCGGGTGGCCCTCGCCGAGCTCTACATCCCCGAGGTCGCGCGGCGGCTGGGGCAGGGCTGGCACGAGGATGAATGCACCTTTGCCGAAGTGACCATCGGCACCGCGCGGCTGCAGGCGATCCTGCGCGACATCGCCACCTCCTGGTCGGCGGATGAGGGCGGAATGCGGGACGGGCCCGCGGTTCTCGTTCTCCTGCCGCCCGGCGAGCAGCACACTCTGGGAGCCATGGTGGCGGTGGCCAAACTGCGCCGTCTCGGCGTCTCCGTCTGCCTGAGGATGAGCACGGGACCTGCCGAACTTCGGGAACTTTTCGGGAAAAGGCGCTTTGACGCCATAATGATTTCCCTTGCCCATGCAGAGATGCTTGAAGTCGGGCGCAAACTGGTGAAGACGCTGAAGGACATGACCGGCGGCCGGATTCCGGTTGCCATGGGAGGAGCATTATTCCTCGACGGCACGGAAGCAGCGTCCATACCGGAGGCGGACATCGTGACGAACGACATTGAGGCGGCGCTGCAGGCCTGCGGGCTGGGCGGAAGCCGGCGGCGACCCGGACGGGGCCGCGCTTGA
- the bchJ gene encoding bacteriochlorophyll 4-vinyl reductase — MTAHDQRLTGGPAIAHRIGPNAILQLIPVLEAAFGPGAADRALAAAGVPRPGPESGMLPETQVSTLHRWLRDTHPEEAPRLLREAGLATGDYILANRIPPLAQRLIRALPAFLGARVLATAIAKHSWTFAGSGKFRVVSGRPLSFEIARNPVVAGESSDTPLCHWHAAVFERLFSRLVWPHVAVRETACCAKGAPACRFELLPKGR, encoded by the coding sequence ATGACCGCGCATGACCAGCGGCTGACGGGTGGCCCGGCGATTGCCCACCGGATCGGCCCGAACGCGATCCTCCAGCTCATTCCGGTGCTGGAGGCGGCCTTCGGGCCCGGTGCGGCCGACCGGGCACTGGCTGCGGCAGGCGTGCCTCGGCCGGGTCCGGAGTCGGGCATGCTGCCCGAGACGCAGGTCTCGACGCTGCATCGCTGGCTGCGCGACACCCATCCCGAGGAGGCTCCGCGCCTCCTGCGGGAGGCGGGGCTGGCGACGGGGGACTATATCCTCGCCAACCGGATCCCGCCTCTGGCCCAACGGCTCATCCGCGCGCTGCCGGCCTTTCTCGGCGCGCGGGTGCTGGCCACGGCCATCGCCAAACATTCCTGGACCTTCGCCGGCTCCGGCAAGTTCCGCGTCGTCTCGGGACGCCCGCTGTCATTCGAGATTGCCCGGAACCCCGTGGTCGCCGGAGAAAGCTCGGACACCCCGTTGTGCCACTGGCACGCGGCGGTGTTCGAGCGCCTCTTCTCGCGCCTCGTCTGGCCGCATGTGGCCGTGCGCGAGACCGCCTGCTGCGCCAAGGGCGCACCCGCCTGCCGGTTCGAGCTCCTGCCCAAGGGGCGCTGA
- the bchE gene encoding magnesium-protoporphyrin IX monomethyl ester anaerobic oxidative cyclase produces the protein MRIVFVHPNYHSGGAEIAGSWPPAWVAYLCGALKKAGYTDYHFIDAMTDYVSHEKLAEKLRELQPDIVATTAITPSIYVAEETLKVAMEVVPNALRVLGGIHATFMFRQVLEEAPWIDVIVRGEGEEVLVNLVKAYEADNFAETRRQVKGLAFLDGDEIVSTAAAPTIRDVDSIDPDWGIINWKNYIYEPLGVRVAIPNMARGCPFTCSFCSQWKFWRDYRVRDPKKVVDEIEKLVNEHGVGFFILADEEPTINRKKFIEFCEEMIARGLPDKVKWGINTRVTDVKRDKELLKFYRKAGLVHISLGTEAAAQLKLDVFNKETTVAENKEAIRLLREADIFTEAQFIVGLDNETKETLEETYRMAWDWQPDLANWSMYTPWPFTPLFQELRDQVEVFDYSKYNFVTPIMKPKALTRGELLDGVMNNYRRFYMKKALFHYPWRGTGFRRRYLLGCLKAFLKAGVGRTFYDLGKAGYWGPQSKDKVDFHFDETRKIGNAQMADWEASADRAAKAAERREALRVQGKARAEERNAAKAEAAPILTAGGGGCGGHADGSDCGCGGKKQQQVDEFHVPMACGGGRQQMAEDEFAMPMACGGGKQQMEEAEERLVRPAE, from the coding sequence ATGCGTATCGTATTCGTTCACCCGAACTATCACTCCGGGGGCGCCGAGATCGCCGGCAGCTGGCCGCCGGCGTGGGTTGCCTACCTGTGTGGCGCGCTGAAGAAGGCCGGCTACACCGACTACCATTTCATTGACGCGATGACCGACTATGTCTCGCACGAGAAACTCGCCGAGAAGCTCAGGGAGCTTCAGCCCGACATCGTTGCCACCACCGCCATCACCCCCTCGATCTACGTCGCCGAAGAGACCCTGAAGGTCGCGATGGAGGTCGTGCCGAACGCGCTGCGCGTGCTGGGCGGCATCCACGCCACCTTCATGTTCCGGCAGGTGCTGGAAGAGGCGCCATGGATCGACGTGATCGTGCGCGGCGAGGGCGAGGAGGTTCTGGTGAACCTCGTGAAGGCCTACGAGGCCGACAATTTCGCCGAGACCCGCCGTCAGGTGAAGGGTCTGGCCTTCCTCGACGGAGACGAGATCGTCTCGACCGCCGCGGCCCCCACCATCCGGGACGTGGATTCCATCGATCCCGACTGGGGCATCATCAACTGGAAGAACTACATCTACGAGCCGCTGGGCGTGCGCGTCGCGATCCCGAACATGGCCCGCGGCTGCCCCTTCACCTGCTCCTTCTGCTCGCAGTGGAAGTTCTGGCGCGATTACCGCGTGCGCGACCCGAAGAAGGTCGTGGACGAGATCGAGAAGCTCGTGAACGAGCACGGCGTGGGCTTCTTCATCCTCGCCGACGAGGAACCGACCATCAACCGCAAGAAATTCATCGAATTCTGCGAGGAGATGATCGCGCGCGGCCTGCCCGACAAGGTGAAGTGGGGCATCAACACCCGCGTGACCGACGTCAAGCGCGACAAGGAACTGCTGAAGTTCTACCGCAAGGCCGGTCTCGTCCATATCTCGCTCGGCACCGAGGCCGCGGCGCAGCTGAAGCTCGACGTCTTCAACAAGGAGACGACGGTGGCCGAGAACAAGGAGGCCATCCGCCTCCTGCGCGAGGCCGACATCTTCACCGAAGCCCAGTTCATCGTGGGTCTCGACAACGAGACCAAGGAGACGCTGGAAGAAACCTACCGGATGGCGTGGGACTGGCAGCCGGACCTCGCCAACTGGTCGATGTACACGCCCTGGCCCTTCACGCCGCTCTTCCAGGAGCTGCGCGATCAGGTCGAGGTCTTCGACTATTCGAAATACAACTTCGTGACGCCGATCATGAAGCCGAAGGCGCTGACCCGCGGCGAGTTGCTCGACGGCGTCATGAACAACTACCGCCGGTTCTACATGAAGAAGGCGCTGTTCCACTATCCGTGGCGCGGCACGGGCTTCCGTCGGCGCTACCTCCTGGGCTGCCTCAAGGCCTTCCTGAAGGCCGGGGTGGGGCGAACCTTCTACGACTTGGGCAAGGCCGGCTACTGGGGGCCGCAGTCCAAGGACAAGGTGGACTTCCACTTCGACGAGACCCGCAAGATCGGCAACGCCCAGATGGCGGACTGGGAGGCCTCGGCCGACCGCGCCGCCAAGGCCGCCGAGCGCCGCGAGGCGCTGCGCGTGCAGGGCAAGGCCCGTGCCGAGGAGCGCAATGCGGCCAAGGCCGAGGCGGCGCCGATCCTGACGGCGGGCGGTGGCGGCTGCGGCGGCCATGCCGACGGGTCGGACTGCGGCTGCGGCGGCAAGAAGCAGCAGCAGGTGGACGAATTCCACGTCCCGATGGCCTGCGGCGGCGGCAGGCAGCAGATGGCCGAGGATGAATTCGCCATGCCGATGGCCTGCGGCGGCGGCAAGCAGCAGATGGAAGAGGCCGAGGAGCGTCTCGTCCGTCCGGCGGAGTGA
- the bchB gene encoding ferredoxin:protochlorophyllide reductase (ATP-dependent) subunit B — protein MKLTLWTYEGPPHVGAMRVATGMTGMHYVLHAPQGDTYADLLFTMIERRGKRPPVSYTTFQARDLGSDTAELFQSACRDAYERFQPQAIMVGSSCTAELIQDDTGGLADALSLPVPVVHLELPSYQRKENFGADESFLQICRKLARPMERTEKVSCNLLGPTALGFRHRDDILEVTRLLEGMGIAVNAVAPMGASPADIARLGAAHFNVLLYPETGESAARWAEKTLKQPYTKTVPIGVGATRDFVAEVAALAGVAPVADDSRLRQPWWSASVDSTYLTGKRVFLFGDATHVIAAARVARDEMGFEVVGMGCYNREFARPMRAAAKGYGLEALVTDDYLEVEEAIQALAPELILGTQMERHIAKRLGIPCAVISAPVHVQDFPARYSPQMGFEGANVLFDTWIHPLTMGLEEHLLTMFREDFEFHDEAGPSHHGGKAVPASAPRADEAAEALPLTGAETAEGGSIPPEAVPPAEAAAVPAGEIVWLTDAERELKKIPFFVRGKARRNTEKFAAEKGLTRISLETLYEAKAHYAR, from the coding sequence ATGAAACTGACGCTGTGGACATATGAAGGCCCGCCCCATGTGGGTGCGATGCGCGTGGCGACCGGCATGACCGGGATGCATTATGTGCTCCACGCGCCGCAGGGCGACACCTATGCCGACCTGCTCTTCACCATGATCGAGCGCCGCGGCAAACGGCCTCCGGTGAGCTACACGACCTTTCAGGCCCGCGATCTGGGCTCGGACACTGCCGAGCTGTTCCAGTCCGCCTGCCGCGACGCCTACGAGCGCTTTCAGCCGCAGGCGATCATGGTCGGCTCCTCTTGCACGGCCGAGCTGATCCAGGACGACACGGGGGGCCTCGCCGACGCGCTGTCCCTGCCCGTTCCGGTCGTCCATCTCGAGCTGCCCTCCTACCAGCGCAAGGAGAATTTCGGCGCGGACGAGAGCTTCCTGCAGATCTGCCGCAAGCTTGCCAGGCCCATGGAGCGCACGGAGAAGGTCTCCTGCAACCTCCTCGGGCCGACGGCTCTGGGCTTCCGCCACCGCGACGACATCCTCGAGGTGACGCGGCTTCTCGAGGGCATGGGGATTGCGGTGAATGCGGTGGCGCCGATGGGCGCAAGCCCGGCCGACATCGCCCGGCTGGGGGCCGCGCATTTCAACGTGCTGCTCTACCCCGAGACCGGCGAATCCGCCGCCCGCTGGGCCGAGAAGACGCTGAAGCAGCCCTATACGAAAACGGTTCCCATCGGGGTCGGCGCCACGCGCGACTTCGTGGCCGAAGTGGCGGCGCTCGCAGGCGTCGCGCCCGTCGCGGATGACAGCCGCCTGCGCCAGCCCTGGTGGTCGGCCTCGGTCGATTCCACCTACCTCACCGGCAAGCGCGTGTTCCTGTTCGGCGACGCAACCCATGTGATCGCGGCGGCCCGCGTCGCGCGCGACGAGATGGGCTTCGAGGTGGTGGGCATGGGCTGCTACAACCGCGAATTCGCCCGCCCCATGCGCGCGGCCGCCAAGGGCTACGGGCTCGAGGCGCTCGTGACCGACGATTACCTCGAAGTCGAGGAGGCCATTCAGGCGCTCGCGCCCGAGCTGATCCTCGGCACGCAGATGGAGCGCCACATCGCCAAGCGGCTCGGCATCCCCTGCGCGGTGATCTCGGCTCCGGTCCATGTGCAGGACTTCCCGGCCCGTTACTCGCCGCAGATGGGCTTCGAGGGGGCGAACGTCCTCTTCGACACCTGGATCCATCCGCTGACCATGGGTCTCGAGGAGCATCTCCTGACCATGTTCCGCGAGGATTTCGAGTTCCACGACGAGGCCGGCCCCTCGCACCACGGCGGCAAGGCGGTCCCCGCCTCGGCGCCCCGCGCCGACGAGGCCGCCGAGGCGCTGCCGCTGACGGGCGCCGAGACGGCCGAGGGGGGGTCGATCCCCCCCGAGGCCGTGCCCCCGGCCGAGGCCGCCGCAGTCCCCGCGGGCGAGATCGTCTGGCTGACGGATGCCGAGCGCGAGCTGAAGAAGATCCCCTTCTTCGTGCGCGGCAAGGCACGCCGGAACACCGAGAAGTTTGCGGCTGAGAAGGGCCTCACCCGGATCAGCCTCGAGACCCTGTACGAGGCGAAAGCTCATTATGCACGGTGA
- the bchF gene encoding 2-vinyl bacteriochlorophyllide hydratase produces MQPTSPAAPHRRLYTEEQRARRDATRWTLVQGILAPLQFLVFAISLGLVLWYLATGEGYAAATASILIKTFLLYTIMVTGAIWEKVVFGQYLFAPAFFWEDVFSFGVIALHTAYLWALFTGQPHGLQMGIALAAYATYVINAGQFLWKLRMARLDMEAAQ; encoded by the coding sequence ATGCAGCCCACGTCCCCCGCAGCGCCGCACCGGCGGCTCTACACCGAGGAACAGCGTGCGCGACGCGATGCGACGCGCTGGACCCTGGTGCAGGGCATCCTCGCGCCGCTCCAGTTCCTCGTCTTCGCGATCTCGCTGGGGCTCGTGCTGTGGTATCTCGCGACCGGCGAGGGCTATGCGGCGGCGACCGCCTCGATCCTGATCAAGACCTTCCTCCTCTACACGATCATGGTCACCGGCGCGATCTGGGAGAAGGTGGTGTTCGGCCAGTATCTCTTCGCCCCCGCCTTCTTCTGGGAGGATGTCTTCTCGTTCGGCGTCATCGCGCTGCACACCGCCTATCTCTGGGCGCTCTTCACGGGCCAGCCGCACGGGCTGCAGATGGGCATCGCGCTTGCGGCCTATGCGACCTACGTCATCAACGCCGGGCAGTTCCTGTGGAAGCTGCGGATGGCCCGCCTCGACATGGAGGCCGCGCAATGA
- the chlG gene encoding chlorophyll synthase ChlG has product MSVNLSLHPRSVPEPRALLELIQPITWFPPIWAYLCGTVSVGIWPGEKWPLVLLGMVLAGPLVCGMSQAANNWCDRHVDAVNEPDRPIPSGRIPGRWGLYIALLMTVLSLAVGWMLGPWGFGATVFGVLAAWAYSVEPIRLKRSGWWGPGLVALCYEGLPWFTGAAVLSAGAPSFFIVTVALLYAFGAHGIMTLNDFKALEGDRQHGVRSLPVMLGPEVAAKLACTVMAMAQILVITLLVIWGKPIHAGIITALLVAQLFAMRVLLRDPAGKCPWYNGTGVTLYVLGMMVAAFAIRGLEVLP; this is encoded by the coding sequence ATGAGTGTCAATCTATCCTTACACCCCCGCTCCGTGCCCGAGCCGCGCGCGCTGCTCGAGCTGATCCAGCCCATCACCTGGTTCCCGCCGATCTGGGCCTATCTCTGCGGCACGGTCTCGGTGGGGATCTGGCCCGGAGAGAAATGGCCGCTGGTCCTCCTCGGGATGGTGCTGGCAGGCCCCTTGGTCTGCGGCATGAGCCAGGCCGCGAACAACTGGTGCGACCGGCATGTGGATGCCGTGAACGAGCCGGACCGGCCGATCCCCTCGGGGCGCATCCCCGGGCGCTGGGGGCTCTATATCGCACTCCTCATGACCGTGCTCTCGCTCGCCGTGGGCTGGATGCTGGGCCCCTGGGGCTTCGGCGCCACCGTCTTCGGCGTGCTCGCGGCCTGGGCCTATTCGGTCGAGCCGATCCGCCTCAAGCGGTCGGGCTGGTGGGGGCCGGGCCTCGTCGCGCTCTGCTACGAGGGCCTGCCTTGGTTCACGGGCGCGGCCGTCCTGTCGGCGGGCGCGCCGAGCTTCTTCATCGTGACCGTGGCGCTGCTCTATGCCTTCGGCGCGCATGGCATCATGACGCTCAACGATTTCAAGGCGCTCGAGGGCGATCGCCAGCATGGCGTGCGCTCGCTGCCAGTAATGCTCGGGCCCGAAGTGGCCGCGAAGCTCGCCTGCACCGTCATGGCGATGGCGCAGATCCTCGTCATCACGCTCCTCGTCATCTGGGGCAAGCCCATCCATGCGGGCATCATCACCGCGCTGCTGGTGGCCCAGCTGTTCGCGATGCGCGTGCTGCTGCGCGATCCGGCGGGCAAGTGCCCCTGGTATAACGGCACCGGCGTCACGCTCTATGTGCTGGGCATGATGGTCGCGGCCTTCGCCATCCGCGGGCTGGAGGTGCTGCCGTGA
- the ppsR gene encoding transcriptional regulator PpsR — translation MLAGGSLPSLAPDLVRDLIATAADISLLVSQEGVVREVMANPHHPSFGQLSEWEGRPLEEVLTAESVAKFRLRSEGLEPGRGSVAVELNHIDPRSFEFPIRYILHRLPADRSILMLGRDLRPIAEVQQQLVAAQLAMERDYETQREMETRYRVVLDVSRDPMVLVSMSTGRIVDLNSAAGLLLGGVRQDLLGAAIAQEFEGRRRGEFMETMTNLAATESAAPVEVLARRSQKRLLVVPRVFRAAGERLLLCQIDPADATQPVGDELSENLARLYHEGVDGIVFSDADGTIRGANEAFLNMTDSSSLAAIRGRSIADFLARGSVDLRVLIDSVRRTGQLRLYATRLTTDFAGQIAAEISATWLDDRERPLLVLVVRDTSRADTMRRPVPATGVIDEPARNVMELVGNSTLKDIVAETTDVVEKMCIETALELTRNNRVAAAEMLSLSRQSLYVKLRKFGLLNKDE, via the coding sequence ATGCTGGCCGGCGGGAGCCTCCCGTCCCTCGCTCCGGACCTCGTGCGCGACCTGATCGCGACCGCGGCCGACATCTCGCTGCTCGTCTCGCAGGAAGGGGTGGTCCGGGAGGTGATGGCCAACCCGCACCACCCGAGCTTCGGCCAGCTTTCGGAGTGGGAGGGTCGCCCGCTCGAGGAAGTGCTGACCGCCGAGAGCGTCGCCAAGTTCCGCCTGCGCAGCGAGGGGCTTGAACCCGGCCGCGGATCGGTCGCGGTCGAGCTGAACCACATCGATCCGCGCAGCTTCGAGTTTCCGATCCGCTACATCCTGCACCGCCTGCCGGCCGACCGCTCGATCCTGATGCTCGGGCGCGACCTGCGCCCCATCGCAGAGGTGCAGCAGCAGCTGGTCGCGGCGCAGCTTGCGATGGAACGCGACTACGAGACCCAGCGCGAGATGGAGACCCGCTACCGCGTGGTGCTCGACGTGTCGCGCGATCCGATGGTGCTCGTCTCGATGTCCACCGGGCGGATCGTCGATCTGAACAGCGCGGCGGGGCTCTTGCTCGGCGGCGTGCGCCAGGACCTGCTGGGCGCGGCCATCGCGCAGGAGTTCGAGGGACGGCGGCGCGGCGAGTTCATGGAGACGATGACCAATCTCGCGGCGACCGAAAGTGCTGCGCCGGTCGAGGTGCTGGCGCGGCGGTCGCAGAAGCGGCTTCTGGTGGTGCCGCGTGTCTTCCGCGCGGCGGGCGAGCGGCTGCTCCTGTGCCAGATCGACCCGGCCGATGCGACGCAGCCGGTGGGCGACGAGCTGTCCGAGAACCTCGCCCGGCTCTATCACGAGGGGGTGGACGGAATCGTCTTCTCCGATGCCGACGGCACGATCCGGGGCGCCAACGAGGCCTTCCTCAACATGACCGACTCGTCGAGCCTCGCCGCGATCCGCGGCCGCTCGATCGCCGATTTCCTCGCCCGCGGCAGCGTCGACCTGCGCGTGCTGATCGACAGTGTCAGACGCACTGGACAACTGCGGCTCTATGCCACCCGACTCACCACCGACTTCGCGGGGCAGATTGCCGCAGAGATCTCGGCCACCTGGCTCGATGACCGCGAGCGCCCGCTGCTCGTTCTTGTCGTGCGGGACACGAGCCGGGCCGACACGATGCGCAGGCCCGTGCCCGCGACGGGCGTGATCGACGAGCCCGCCCGCAATGTTATGGAGCTGGTCGGGAATTCCACCCTCAAGGACATCGTTGCGGAAACCACTGATGTTGTTGAGAAAATGTGCATCGAGACGGCACTGGAGCTGACGCGGAACAACCGCGTGGCCGCGGCCGAGATGCTCTCGCTGTCGCGGCAGTCGCTTTATGTGAAGCTGCGCAAGTTCGGCCTCCTGAACAAGGACGAGTGA
- a CDS encoding ferredoxin:protochlorophyllide reductase (ATP-dependent) subunit N — MSLDLPPPPARGCRSTEVLKERGQREVFCGLTGIIWLHRKMQDAFFLVVGSRTCAHLLQSAAGVMIFAEPRFGTAVLEEKDLAGLADANAELDREVDRLLARRPDIRQLFLVGSCPSEVIKLDLHRAAERLSAHHGPAVRVYNFSGSGIETTFTQGEDACLASIVPTLPATEARELLLVGALPDVVEDQAVSLLTQLGIGPVRCLPAHHAAEAPGVGPNTVFALVQPFLGDTHGALTRRGARHIAAPFPFGEEGTTLWLKAIADEFGVSADTFEAVTAAPRARARKAVAAASEGLRGKSVFFLPDSQLEPSLARFLTRECGMSAVEVGTPFLHRGILGPDLDLIAEGPVLSEGQDVERQLDRVRAARPDLTVCGLGLANPLEAEGFTTKWAIELVFTPVHFYEQAGDLAGLFSRPVRRRAILRREAAE; from the coding sequence ATGAGCCTTGACCTTCCGCCCCCGCCCGCCCGCGGCTGCCGTTCGACCGAGGTCCTGAAGGAGCGCGGCCAGCGCGAGGTCTTCTGCGGACTGACCGGCATCATCTGGCTGCACCGCAAGATGCAGGACGCCTTCTTCCTCGTCGTGGGCTCGCGCACCTGCGCCCATCTGCTGCAATCGGCGGCCGGGGTGATGATCTTCGCCGAGCCGCGCTTCGGCACGGCCGTGCTCGAGGAGAAGGATCTCGCGGGCCTCGCCGACGCCAATGCAGAGCTCGACCGCGAGGTGGACCGCCTGCTCGCGCGGCGTCCCGACATCCGGCAGCTCTTCCTCGTGGGCTCCTGCCCCTCCGAAGTCATCAAGCTCGACCTGCACCGGGCGGCCGAGCGGCTCTCGGCGCATCACGGGCCCGCGGTCCGGGTCTACAACTTCTCCGGCTCGGGGATCGAGACGACCTTCACGCAAGGCGAGGATGCCTGCCTCGCCTCCATCGTGCCGACGCTGCCCGCCACCGAGGCGCGCGAGCTTCTGCTCGTGGGTGCCCTGCCCGACGTGGTCGAGGATCAGGCGGTCTCGCTTCTGACCCAGCTCGGGATCGGGCCGGTGCGCTGCCTGCCCGCCCATCACGCGGCCGAGGCGCCCGGCGTGGGACCGAACACGGTCTTCGCCCTCGTCCAGCCGTTTCTCGGCGACACGCATGGCGCGCTGACCCGCCGCGGCGCGCGGCACATCGCCGCGCCCTTCCCCTTCGGCGAGGAGGGCACGACCCTCTGGCTCAAGGCCATCGCGGACGAGTTCGGCGTGTCGGCCGACACGTTCGAGGCCGTCACCGCCGCCCCCCGCGCCCGGGCGCGCAAGGCCGTGGCCGCGGCCTCCGAGGGGCTGCGCGGCAAGTCGGTCTTCTTCCTGCCCGACAGCCAGCTCGAACCCTCGCTCGCCCGGTTCCTCACCCGCGAATGCGGCATGAGCGCCGTCGAGGTGGGCACGCCCTTCCTCCACCGCGGCATCCTCGGGCCGGATCTGGACCTCATCGCCGAGGGGCCGGTCCTGTCGGAAGGTCAGGACGTCGAGCGCCAGCTCGACCGGGTGCGCGCGGCGCGACCCGATCTCACGGTCTGCGGGCTGGGCCTTGCCAACCCGCTCGAGGCCGAGGGGTTCACCACCAAATGGGCCATCGAGCTCGTCTTCACGCCGGTGCATTTCTACGAACAGGCGGGCGATCTCGCCGGCCTCTTCTCGCGGCCGGTGCGGCGCCGGGCGATCCTGCGGCGCGAGGCTGCGGAATGA